One Phoenix dactylifera cultivar Barhee BC4 chromosome 14, palm_55x_up_171113_PBpolish2nd_filt_p, whole genome shotgun sequence DNA window includes the following coding sequences:
- the LOC103699836 gene encoding uncharacterized protein LOC103699836, producing MHQITLSLQDLFHEENLCNSTGLCLDESLLCRISLNKFSSETEENTCLACRKSVKNIFIQLKAPKLRMKIMETLIENCKEADENEEQCKQIVCMYVPLILSKLDKQKPSDRCRLMNLYDEGISL from the exons ATGCATCAAATAACGCTGTCTTTGCAAGATCTTTTCCATGAAGAAAATCTCTGCAACAGCACAGGATTATGTTTGGACGAGTCCCTGCTTTGTCGCATTTCATTAAACAAGTTTTCTTCTGAG ACAGAGGAGAACACTTGTTTAGCATGCCGCAAATCtgtcaaaaatattttcattcaaTTAAAGGCTCCTAAGCTGAGG ATGAAGATAATGGAGACTCTTATTGAgaactgcaaagaagcagatgaGAATGAAGAGCAA TGCAAGCAAATTGTCTGCATGTATGTTCCCCTAATCCTGTCAAAACTTGACAAGCAGAAACCCAGTGACCGGTGCCGTCTGATGAATCTCTATGATGAGGGGATATCTCTGTGA